The Aureispira anguillae genome contains a region encoding:
- a CDS encoding T9SS type A sorting domain-containing protein yields the protein MNLHLFIPLLFIVLFSSFSSYSQCANDSISPTAVCQDITIHLAASGYAHINPLHIDNGSTDNCGITNYLVNGQITDTFSCDDIGSNSVILTVIDSSGNVDHCTAVVTVVDLIAPNITCIDTVSLPLDSNSLAFLTPNLAISSVSDNCNIINWGTLELFDCNDVGSPRTVTMTATDMSGNQSSCSTVVYTREHIAPVAICQNITLALSPTGFTVVYPHQIDNGSFDNCGIMDYWINGVDSFILGANNIGVNTVVLTVRDSAGNTANCVATVTIVDLIAPIASCRSIVNAPLNTAGVSTVSAIDLDHNSSDNIGITSYLIDGLPSKTFNCNDVGNTPATLYVMDASGNVDTCYSTIKVTDPLSSCLLANSSILAASTANEITIFPNPTKGNLNINSSDAPLEQLTLKTITGKTVLEQSINQQMSYELDLKELPNAIYLLTVKTTANTYSKKIILQE from the coding sequence ATGAACTTACATTTATTTATCCCCCTATTATTTATTGTCCTCTTCTCTTCTTTCTCCTCCTATAGCCAATGTGCCAATGATAGCATTTCCCCTACCGCAGTCTGCCAAGACATTACCATTCATTTAGCTGCTTCAGGATATGCTCACATCAATCCCCTTCATATTGATAATGGCAGTACTGATAATTGTGGCATTACAAATTACTTGGTGAATGGGCAAATCACAGATACCTTTAGTTGTGATGATATTGGTTCTAATTCTGTTATACTAACCGTAATTGACTCCAGTGGAAATGTAGACCACTGTACTGCTGTTGTTACCGTAGTAGATCTTATTGCCCCCAACATTACCTGTATAGATACGGTTTCATTGCCATTGGATAGCAATAGTCTTGCTTTTTTGACACCTAATCTAGCAATTAGCAGCGTTTCTGACAACTGCAATATAATCAATTGGGGAACGCTAGAATTGTTCGATTGTAATGATGTAGGCAGTCCAAGAACCGTAACGATGACGGCTACAGATATGAGTGGAAATCAAAGCAGTTGTTCAACAGTAGTTTATACAAGAGAACACATAGCTCCTGTTGCCATTTGCCAAAACATTACACTTGCGCTTTCACCAACAGGGTTTACAGTAGTCTATCCCCACCAAATAGACAATGGTAGTTTTGACAATTGTGGAATCATGGATTATTGGATTAATGGTGTAGATTCTTTTATTTTAGGAGCCAATAATATAGGAGTTAATACTGTTGTGTTGACCGTAAGAGATAGTGCTGGTAATACCGCTAACTGTGTCGCTACTGTTACTATTGTTGATCTTATCGCTCCTATTGCTTCTTGTCGATCAATTGTTAATGCTCCCTTAAATACAGCAGGAGTTAGCACAGTTTCAGCGATAGATTTAGATCATAATAGTTCGGACAACATAGGCATCACTTCTTATCTAATTGATGGCTTGCCTTCTAAAACATTTAACTGCAATGATGTTGGCAATACTCCTGCGACACTATATGTTATGGATGCATCTGGAAATGTAGATACTTGTTATTCGACAATCAAAGTTACCGACCCTCTTTCCTCCTGTCTATTAGCCAATTCCTCCATCCTTGCTGCTTCTACAGCCAATGAAATTACGATTTTCCCCAACCCAACTAAGGGCAATTTAAATATCAACTCCTCTGATGCTCCTTTGGAACAGTTGACCTTAAAAACAATAACAGGAAAAACTGTTTTGGAGCAATCAATCAACCAACAAATGAGTTATGAATTGGACTTAAAAGAATTGCCCAATGCCATTTATCTCCTAACTGTAAAAACAACTGCCAATACCTATTCTAAAAAAATTATTTTACAAGAATAG
- a CDS encoding vWA domain-containing protein yields MTNRKGFIFKTYQAPHQEPFDKLLEIFKELITYTSGDVEETLDWMRELDKEYQLTTPEYSMDDFIEDLKKKGYIKEEIDPKDGSGQMAITAKTERAIRQQALNQIFGKLKRSAAGNHKTKHSGQGDEHNGEFRNYHYGDALERISMTESLRNAQINHGIGDFKLTEDDLVVEETSFKAQMSTVLMIDISHSMILYGEDRITPAKKVAMALAELITTRYPKDTLDILVFGNDAWPISIKDLPYLKVGPYHTNTVAGLQLAMDMLRRKRNTNKQIFMITDGKPSCIRQKDGTYYKNSFGLDKYIVNQCYNMAAQARKLHIPITTFMIAQDAHLMHFVEQFTKSNQGKAFYTGLKGLGEMIFTDYEQNRKKRIR; encoded by the coding sequence ATGACAAATAGAAAGGGGTTTATTTTTAAAACATACCAAGCTCCACATCAAGAGCCATTTGATAAGTTATTGGAGATCTTCAAAGAGTTAATTACCTATACCTCTGGCGATGTAGAAGAAACATTGGACTGGATGCGAGAGTTGGACAAAGAATACCAACTTACAACACCAGAGTACTCCATGGATGACTTTATTGAAGACCTTAAAAAGAAGGGATATATCAAAGAAGAAATAGATCCTAAAGATGGCAGTGGTCAAATGGCAATTACAGCCAAAACAGAACGAGCCATTCGACAGCAGGCGCTCAACCAAATTTTTGGAAAATTAAAACGTAGTGCTGCTGGCAATCATAAAACCAAACACAGCGGACAGGGCGATGAGCACAATGGCGAATTTAGAAATTACCACTATGGAGATGCATTAGAACGCATTTCTATGACCGAAAGCTTGCGCAATGCACAAATTAACCATGGTATTGGTGATTTTAAATTGACTGAAGATGATTTGGTCGTTGAGGAAACTAGCTTTAAAGCACAAATGAGTACGGTATTAATGATTGACATTAGTCACAGTATGATTTTGTACGGCGAAGATCGGATTACGCCTGCCAAAAAGGTAGCAATGGCACTAGCAGAACTCATTACCACTCGTTACCCTAAAGACACTTTAGATATTTTGGTTTTTGGCAATGATGCTTGGCCTATTAGTATCAAAGATTTGCCTTATCTAAAAGTTGGTCCTTACCATACCAATACTGTAGCAGGCTTACAATTGGCAATGGATATGCTGCGTCGTAAACGCAATACCAACAAGCAAATTTTTATGATCACAGATGGGAAGCCAAGTTGCATTCGTCAAAAAGATGGTACTTATTACAAAAACAGTTTTGGTTTGGACAAATATATCGTCAATCAATGTTACAATATGGCTGCCCAAGCTAGAAAGCTACACATTCCCATTACAACCTTTATGATTGCCCAAGATGCTCATTTAATGCATTTTGTAGAACAATTCACCAAATCCAACCAAGGTAAAGCATTTTATACAGGGCTAAAAGGGCTTGGTGAGATGATTTTCACTGATTATGAACAAAATAGAAAAAAAAGAATTCGATAA
- a CDS encoding sigma 54-interacting transcriptional regulator, producing the protein MNTITTLGALKKSAYQSKSIKDELRDNLIQKIKNNETVFEGVWGYEHTVIPELERAILSRHNINLLGLRGQAKTRLARLMVQLLDEWMPIVAGSEINDDPFNPISRFATNLIAQKGDDTPIAWVHRDERFAEKLATPDVTVADLIGDVDPIKAATLKLTYADDRVIHFGMIPRANRCIFVINELPDLQARIQVALFNILQEGDIQIRGFKLRMPLDVQFIFTANPEDYTNRGSIVTPLKDRIGSQILTHYPQNIKVARTITAQEAQLDQRQTEAIHVPSLAKDLLEQISFQARQSEYIDIKSGISARMSITAFENLLSTAERRALKSGDAQTLVRLSDFMGVIPSITGKVELVYEGEQEGAAFVAETLIGEAIVALFNTLFPKISKLERPNTTSPYQDILEFFFEESSFELLDELPETDYRSQLDRILPLTALIQKYQPNTSPEDTYFLKEFVLWALVEHKKLSKDRFTEGYQFKDLLGSYLSGLQ; encoded by the coding sequence ATGAATACAATAACAACATTAGGAGCATTAAAAAAATCTGCTTACCAAAGCAAAAGCATCAAAGACGAATTGCGAGACAATTTGATTCAAAAAATAAAAAATAATGAAACGGTCTTTGAAGGGGTTTGGGGCTATGAACATACTGTTATTCCTGAGCTAGAACGAGCCATTTTGTCCCGCCATAACATCAATTTATTAGGCTTGCGGGGGCAAGCAAAAACGAGATTGGCTCGTTTGATGGTTCAACTCTTGGACGAATGGATGCCAATTGTCGCTGGATCTGAGATCAATGATGATCCTTTCAATCCTATTTCTAGGTTTGCCACCAACCTAATTGCCCAAAAAGGCGATGACACTCCTATTGCATGGGTGCATCGTGACGAACGTTTTGCTGAAAAATTGGCTACTCCAGATGTGACCGTTGCAGATTTAATTGGTGATGTAGACCCCATCAAAGCAGCCACGCTAAAATTAACGTATGCCGATGATCGAGTTATTCATTTTGGGATGATTCCCCGTGCCAATCGTTGTATTTTTGTCATTAATGAATTGCCCGACTTACAGGCTCGTATACAAGTAGCTCTGTTTAACATTCTCCAAGAAGGGGATATACAAATTCGAGGCTTTAAATTGCGTATGCCTTTGGATGTTCAGTTTATTTTTACTGCCAATCCAGAAGATTATACCAATAGAGGAAGTATTGTAACGCCCCTCAAAGATAGAATCGGCTCTCAAATATTGACCCATTACCCTCAAAACATCAAAGTTGCCAGAACCATTACAGCACAAGAAGCTCAACTGGATCAGCGTCAGACAGAGGCCATTCATGTACCTTCTTTAGCCAAAGACTTGCTAGAGCAAATCAGTTTTCAAGCTCGCCAAAGTGAATACATTGATATAAAGAGTGGGATCAGTGCTAGGATGAGCATTACTGCTTTTGAAAATTTATTGAGTACAGCCGAACGCAGAGCACTCAAGTCAGGTGATGCACAAACGTTGGTGCGTCTAAGCGATTTTATGGGGGTTATCCCTTCGATCACAGGAAAGGTTGAATTGGTTTACGAAGGAGAACAAGAAGGCGCTGCTTTTGTTGCTGAAACACTAATTGGCGAAGCTATTGTCGCTTTGTTTAATACTTTATTTCCTAAAATTTCTAAACTAGAACGCCCGAATACTACTAGCCCCTATCAGGATATTTTAGAGTTTTTCTTTGAAGAAAGTAGTTTTGAACTCTTGGATGAATTGCCTGAAACAGACTATCGATCTCAGCTAGACCGTATTTTGCCACTAACTGCATTAATTCAAAAATACCAACCCAATACATCTCCAGAAGATACTTATTTCTTAAAAGAGTTTGTACTATGGGCTTTGGTAGAACACAAAAAACTAAGCAAGGATCGCTTTACTGAGGGGTATCAATTCAAGGATTTATTGGGCTCTTATTTGAGTGGCTTGCAATAG
- a CDS encoding T9SS type A sorting domain-containing protein, with the protein MIKILSATILVFMLQFTYAQHHLDSTSTWVYYKAPQSAGPVSKTCYRTITIDGDSLIQGKTYFKRYIQGEDYTSNGPSGPILTVVSKQFFDLVRDDAGHFYTYFNGQDTMVMDFTKELGDTIRGSYCIDTINQIDSLYLGSQVVKKWSTGSYDIIPYIEGVGLVIYLTFLERCVLIGNSRYELVCYEKGGDQLILNPTINCQVYNSIATAEKTNLAITVYPNPTSGVLQIQNTSYSVGKIQLFNLNGQLVLEKELEQADQKLDLGLFPVGTYYLKINTDQGSYVKKVLKL; encoded by the coding sequence ATGATAAAAATATTAAGTGCAACAATTTTAGTTTTTATGCTGCAATTTACTTACGCCCAGCATCATTTAGATTCTACTTCTACTTGGGTGTATTATAAAGCCCCCCAAAGTGCTGGACCTGTTTCTAAAACTTGTTATAGAACGATTACCATAGATGGAGATAGTCTAATTCAAGGCAAAACCTATTTTAAGCGTTATATACAAGGAGAGGATTATACTAGTAATGGACCGTCTGGACCTATCCTTACGGTTGTTTCCAAGCAATTTTTTGATCTAGTGCGAGATGATGCAGGGCATTTTTATACGTATTTTAATGGGCAGGATACCATGGTGATGGATTTTACCAAAGAGCTAGGAGATACCATTAGAGGAAGCTATTGTATAGATACGATTAATCAAATTGATTCTTTGTACTTGGGGAGTCAGGTCGTGAAAAAATGGAGTACAGGAAGCTATGATATAATCCCTTATATTGAGGGAGTTGGTTTGGTTATATATTTGACCTTTCTGGAGCGGTGTGTGTTGATTGGTAATAGTAGATATGAATTAGTTTGCTATGAAAAAGGAGGCGATCAGCTAATTCTGAATCCAACGATTAATTGCCAGGTTTATAACTCAATTGCTACCGCAGAAAAGACCAATCTAGCTATAACAGTATACCCAAATCCAACGTCAGGAGTGTTACAGATCCAAAATACCTCTTATTCAGTGGGCAAGATACAATTGTTTAATCTAAATGGTCAATTGGTTTTAGAAAAAGAACTAGAGCAAGCCGATCAAAAGCTAGATTTAGGTTTATTTCCAGTAGGGACATACTACCTGAAAATTAATACTGATCAAGGAAGCTATGTTAAGAAGGTGCTTAAGTTGTAA
- a CDS encoding N-acetyltransferase, which yields MDNYQLITLNEENIGREHICCAFTNKNCAEGYQAKKDWLKNQFKDGYTFKKFDIRGKVFIEYVPAEMGWVPIVAPNYMLINCFWVSGRYKGNGLGKQLYQACLADAQDKDGLVVVTAAKKQPFMSEKKFFHKQGFQLCDTGWPYFELWYKPFHKAAAIPQFKACAKEGISDVKEGISVYYTNACPFTTYYTNVVLKEAAQARAIPIQIHQLATRAQAQNHFVPHTIYSVFYNGKFVTQQILTEKSFDKFIKR from the coding sequence ATGGATAATTATCAACTGATTACACTCAATGAAGAAAATATTGGAAGAGAGCATATTTGCTGTGCATTTACCAATAAAAACTGTGCGGAGGGCTACCAAGCTAAAAAAGATTGGCTAAAAAATCAATTTAAGGATGGGTATACCTTTAAAAAGTTTGACATTCGAGGTAAGGTTTTTATAGAGTATGTGCCTGCCGAAATGGGTTGGGTTCCTATTGTTGCTCCTAATTATATGCTCATCAATTGCTTTTGGGTGTCGGGGCGTTATAAAGGAAATGGTTTGGGCAAGCAATTGTATCAAGCTTGTTTGGCAGATGCTCAGGACAAAGATGGTTTGGTGGTAGTGACGGCTGCCAAAAAGCAACCCTTTATGTCTGAAAAAAAGTTTTTTCACAAGCAGGGTTTCCAACTTTGTGATACTGGTTGGCCTTACTTTGAATTGTGGTATAAACCCTTTCATAAGGCGGCTGCAATTCCCCAATTTAAGGCTTGTGCTAAGGAAGGGATTTCGGATGTAAAGGAAGGAATCAGTGTTTATTATACCAATGCTTGCCCGTTTACAACCTATTATACCAATGTGGTGCTAAAGGAAGCTGCCCAAGCACGTGCTATCCCTATTCAAATCCACCAATTAGCAACAAGAGCGCAGGCTCAAAATCACTTTGTTCCCCATACGATTTACAGTGTGTTTTATAATGGAAAATTTGTTACCCAACAGATATTGACCGAAAAATCGTTTGATAAATTCATTAAAAGGTAG
- a CDS encoding bifunctional UDP-N-acetylmuramoyl-tripeptide:D-alanyl-D-alanine ligase/alanine racemase, which yields MSAIDFSTDFWNDKFVLIDSRKLVFPSQSIFFAIKGRSTDGHEFIADLYQQGVRRFVICKNIDLTAYPKAQFMMVKEVLKVLQEYAQYHRLQFNIPTIAITGSNGKTILKEWLFQLLEQDYKIIKSPKSYNSQIGVPLSVLSMNPKHELAIFEAGISQVGEMQQLQAIIQPTIGIFTNIGKAHASGFDNLTLKIQEKLRLFSGVDVLIYSSNHQEIHQEIQRLNRPPLLWSWGASNTANIPIYTQIRTHKTWVQIHWQNQVFRIAIPFTNAAAIENCLHGVATLLYLGSSIQMIEQRIQKLRDIPMRLALKEGINNCHIIDDSYNNDLEGLKIALDFLHQKHKNNPAYRKTIILSDLPEIQPPNTYQTIAQLLEEHQIQKLIGIGPKFYQQQQYFDKIAETHFFKTTSHFIAEIGQTIVFRQESILLKGARAFEFERIAQQLKKRIHGTILEIDLGAVRNNLQIYKKHLLPSTKMMVMVKASAYGSGSYEIAQLLQYNHVDYLGVAYVDEGVALREQGIQLPIMVMNSAMHEFEILFKYNLEPAVYSFTMLNQFSAFLQQNNISEAYPIHLELDTGMHRLGFLPNDIPALIPLLQTNSALVQIKGIFSHLAASDEPQYESFSLGQIQLFNELAQNIEQALHIQSIKHILNSAGITRFSKHQFDLVRLGIGLYGIDPNQRLPLLQNVVCLKTCIAQIKPISAQETIGYGRKGKITQASRIAVLSIGYADGFLRAFGNGKTSVKIHDQLAPTIGNICMDMCFVDVSHIPQAKEGDEVIIFDDIKSIQQLAQTLQTIPYEILTNISNRVPRVFYEA from the coding sequence ATGTCTGCAATTGATTTTAGTACTGATTTCTGGAATGACAAATTTGTTTTGATCGACAGTCGAAAACTTGTATTTCCGAGCCAAAGTATCTTTTTTGCAATCAAAGGACGCTCAACAGATGGTCATGAATTTATTGCTGACCTCTATCAACAAGGAGTTCGGCGATTTGTCATTTGTAAAAACATAGATTTAACAGCTTACCCAAAGGCTCAATTCATGATGGTAAAAGAAGTGCTTAAGGTACTTCAAGAATATGCACAATATCATCGCTTGCAGTTTAATATACCAACCATTGCCATAACAGGCAGCAATGGAAAAACGATTTTAAAAGAATGGTTATTTCAGTTATTAGAGCAAGATTATAAAATTATAAAAAGTCCAAAAAGCTACAATTCCCAAATTGGGGTTCCGCTCTCTGTATTGAGCATGAATCCAAAACATGAGTTGGCCATTTTTGAGGCAGGTATTTCTCAGGTTGGCGAGATGCAACAATTGCAAGCCATCATCCAGCCTACCATTGGCATCTTTACCAATATTGGCAAAGCACATGCCAGTGGGTTCGATAACCTGACACTAAAAATTCAAGAAAAGCTTCGCTTATTTTCAGGGGTAGATGTTTTGATTTACAGTAGCAATCACCAAGAGATACACCAAGAAATACAAAGGTTAAATCGCCCCCCTTTATTGTGGTCTTGGGGCGCTTCTAATACTGCCAATATTCCCATTTATACCCAAATAAGAACGCATAAAACATGGGTTCAAATCCATTGGCAAAATCAAGTATTCCGTATTGCGATCCCCTTTACCAATGCTGCTGCTATAGAAAATTGTCTACATGGAGTTGCTACGCTATTGTACCTAGGCAGTTCTATTCAGATGATAGAACAACGCATCCAAAAGCTGCGTGACATTCCTATGCGCCTAGCCCTAAAAGAAGGTATTAACAACTGCCATATTATTGATGATAGTTACAACAATGATTTAGAAGGTTTAAAAATTGCCTTAGATTTCTTGCATCAAAAACACAAAAACAACCCCGCCTATCGAAAGACGATTATTTTGTCCGATCTACCAGAAATTCAGCCCCCCAACACTTACCAAACCATAGCCCAACTATTGGAAGAACATCAAATACAAAAATTAATTGGAATTGGTCCTAAGTTTTATCAACAACAACAGTATTTTGATAAAATTGCCGAAACGCATTTTTTTAAAACCACCAGCCACTTTATCGCTGAAATTGGTCAGACGATTGTTTTTAGGCAAGAAAGTATTTTGCTCAAAGGGGCTAGAGCTTTTGAATTTGAGCGAATTGCACAACAACTCAAAAAACGCATTCACGGAACAATCCTAGAAATTGATTTAGGTGCGGTTCGGAATAATTTACAAATCTACAAAAAACACCTTTTGCCCAGTACCAAAATGATGGTTATGGTCAAAGCCTCTGCTTATGGTAGTGGCTCTTATGAGATTGCCCAACTATTACAGTACAATCATGTAGATTACTTAGGAGTTGCTTATGTGGACGAAGGAGTTGCCTTGCGAGAACAAGGTATCCAATTGCCAATTATGGTAATGAACAGTGCCATGCATGAGTTTGAAATACTTTTTAAATATAACTTAGAACCTGCCGTTTATAGCTTTACAATGCTTAATCAGTTTAGTGCTTTTTTACAACAAAACAATATTTCTGAAGCCTATCCGATCCATTTAGAACTCGATACAGGCATGCATCGTTTGGGTTTTCTTCCCAACGATATTCCAGCCTTAATCCCGCTCTTACAAACAAACAGTGCCTTGGTTCAGATAAAGGGAATTTTTTCTCATTTAGCAGCATCTGACGAGCCTCAATACGAGTCCTTTAGTTTAGGACAAATTCAATTGTTTAATGAACTCGCACAAAATATTGAGCAAGCGCTACACATTCAAAGCATTAAGCATATCTTAAATTCTGCGGGCATTACTCGCTTTTCCAAACATCAATTTGACCTAGTACGATTGGGAATTGGGCTTTATGGCATTGATCCTAACCAACGCCTCCCACTCTTGCAAAATGTCGTTTGCCTAAAAACATGCATTGCACAGATCAAACCAATTTCTGCCCAAGAGACCATTGGTTATGGGCGAAAAGGCAAAATTACCCAAGCTAGCCGAATTGCTGTTCTGTCCATTGGTTATGCCGATGGGTTTTTGAGGGCTTTTGGAAATGGAAAAACTAGCGTTAAAATTCACGATCAATTGGCTCCTACAATTGGCAATATTTGTATGGATATGTGTTTTGTAGATGTCAGCCATATTCCACAGGCTAAAGAAGGGGACGAAGTAATTATTTTTGACGACATCAAAAGCATTCAGCAACTAGCTCAAACCTTACAGACTATTCCTTATGAAATTTTAACCAATATCAGCAATCGGGTGCCTCGTGTCTTTTATGAAGCTTGA
- a CDS encoding PKD domain-containing protein translates to MKEAQHYNFLFTVLFWIVLALPLSATHIIGGEVNYQCLGNNRYEITLQLFRDCDTGVPWFENPAVLDILDVNGQLIDTINMNLRNNDTLTFASSACSMVPPSACIHTTTYREVRSLPYRVGGYQFLYQICCRNIDILNIIDPTGTQAAYHAYMSEEATLHCNSAAKFNDWPPFYICNGQPLNYDHSAIDVDGDSIAYELYTPFDTYSSFNNYWVDWRFPYSLTNMLGGASPLAIDPVTGLLTGTPLNNGTFVVGISAKSYRNGVLMSVTRRDFQFIVTSCVTAIVADFEPDLDSCNVLLEVPFDNLSNPINGPFIWDFGDGSPLSTLPNPTHPYVDTGTYAVMLIAGLGTPCEDTIIKEVELYIKAADVDVVSAPIICNDNKVLLVAHNVFSDFNQIVNYYWAPPSNIISGQGTDSVWMAVSGGSFGVQLNVTNNYGCTDLVQLTQVDVPADTVVAAFDSLTFSCNKSLSVSFTNQSISTNNQYLWYFDTLGTSTVQNPTYSFPDTGTYKVRLIADVGHPCQDTFEQDFYLPLDGLDLAAIDSQITCREDTILLTATSSGPNYASIINYAWTPASKIIAGQGTDSVWVLADSDLDFTVVATNAENCKDTADASINVSSISPVLAVIAVPNAIYLGQTTQLVANYDADYTYQWRPDTTLMALDISDPMARPRIPTTYYLTVKNSLGCDLTDSIHIGILPPLCGNPVVFVPSAFTPDNDGHNDVLKVEGNNINEMTMAIYNRWGQKIFETKDQNIGWDGTFQGKLLPPDVYGYYMQCRCDDGSEAFLKGNITLLR, encoded by the coding sequence ATGAAAGAAGCTCAACACTATAATTTTTTGTTCACCGTATTGTTTTGGATTGTTTTAGCACTTCCATTGTCCGCAACACACATCATTGGAGGAGAAGTGAACTATCAATGCCTAGGAAATAATCGCTATGAGATAACCTTGCAGTTGTTTAGAGATTGTGATACAGGAGTACCTTGGTTTGAGAACCCTGCGGTTTTGGATATATTGGATGTCAATGGGCAACTTATTGATACGATCAATATGAATTTGAGAAACAACGACACCCTAACTTTTGCGAGTTCAGCTTGTTCAATGGTGCCTCCATCAGCTTGTATTCATACAACTACCTATCGAGAGGTTCGATCTTTGCCTTATCGAGTAGGAGGCTACCAATTTTTGTATCAAATTTGTTGTCGAAATATTGACATTCTTAATATCATAGACCCGACAGGTACACAGGCAGCTTATCATGCTTATATGTCGGAGGAAGCAACCTTACATTGTAATAGCGCAGCAAAATTTAACGATTGGCCTCCCTTTTACATCTGCAATGGTCAGCCGCTTAATTATGATCATTCTGCAATAGATGTAGATGGAGATTCTATAGCTTATGAATTGTATACCCCATTTGATACTTATAGTTCTTTTAATAATTATTGGGTAGATTGGAGGTTTCCTTATTCGTTGACCAATATGTTGGGAGGTGCTTCGCCTTTGGCTATAGATCCCGTAACAGGACTATTAACAGGAACGCCCCTAAACAATGGAACTTTTGTAGTCGGAATTAGTGCCAAATCCTATAGAAATGGGGTGCTTATGTCGGTTACAAGACGAGATTTTCAATTTATTGTCACTTCCTGTGTGACCGCTATTGTTGCTGATTTTGAACCTGATCTTGATTCTTGTAATGTACTTCTAGAGGTTCCCTTTGACAATTTAAGTAATCCAATCAACGGTCCCTTTATTTGGGATTTTGGAGACGGAAGCCCTCTTTCAACGTTGCCCAACCCCACGCATCCCTATGTTGATACAGGTACTTATGCCGTTATGTTAATTGCTGGTTTGGGAACGCCTTGCGAAGACACCATTATAAAAGAAGTAGAATTGTACATCAAAGCAGCAGATGTAGATGTGGTTAGTGCCCCAATTATTTGCAACGACAACAAAGTCCTCTTAGTGGCACACAATGTTTTTTCCGATTTTAATCAAATTGTTAATTATTATTGGGCACCGCCAAGTAATATTATATCGGGGCAAGGAACGGACAGTGTTTGGATGGCTGTTAGTGGAGGGAGTTTTGGGGTTCAATTAAATGTGACGAATAATTATGGTTGTACAGATTTGGTACAGTTAACACAGGTCGATGTCCCAGCCGATACGGTTGTTGCTGCTTTTGATTCGCTTACGTTTTCTTGTAATAAATCATTAAGCGTATCGTTTACCAACCAAAGTATCAGCACCAACAATCAATATTTATGGTATTTTGATACTTTAGGGACTTCTACGGTACAAAATCCTACGTATAGTTTCCCAGATACGGGAACTTATAAAGTACGTTTAATTGCAGATGTGGGGCACCCTTGTCAAGATACGTTTGAACAAGATTTTTACCTTCCTTTAGATGGTCTCGACCTTGCTGCCATTGATTCTCAAATTACTTGTCGAGAAGATACAATTCTATTAACGGCAACGAGTTCAGGGCCTAATTATGCTAGCATTATTAACTACGCATGGACTCCAGCAAGCAAAATTATAGCAGGGCAAGGAACGGACAGTGTTTGGGTCTTGGCAGATTCAGATCTGGATTTTACAGTGGTGGCGACCAATGCAGAAAATTGCAAAGATACGGCTGATGCGAGCATTAATGTCAGCTCAATTTCTCCAGTTTTGGCCGTAATCGCTGTTCCCAATGCAATTTATCTAGGGCAAACCACACAATTGGTTGCCAACTATGACGCAGATTATACCTATCAATGGAGACCTGATACCACCTTGATGGCATTGGATATTTCTGATCCTATGGCAAGACCAAGAATTCCTACAACCTATTATTTAACCGTTAAAAATTCCTTGGGTTGTGATTTGACGGATTCTATTCATATTGGAATTTTGCCTCCGCTATGTGGCAATCCTGTTGTTTTTGTGCCTTCTGCTTTTACTCCTGATAATGACGGGCATAATGATGTGCTAAAAGTAGAAGGAAATAACATTAACGAAATGACAATGGCAATCTATAATCGTTGGGGGCAAAAAATATTTGAAACAAAGGATCAAAACATAGGTTGGGATGGCACTTTTCAGGGCAAACTATTGCCACCTGATGTTTATGGTTATTATATGCAGTGTCGTTGTGACGATGGGAGTGAGGCTTTTTTGAAAGGAAATATAACCTTGTTGAGGTGA